One Candidatus Eisenbacteria bacterium genomic region harbors:
- a CDS encoding aspartate aminotransferase family protein codes for MALPKTLSSNIEQIAAKRPVLRRAEGVHVVDSDGRRYLDATSGAFCVQLGYTRPDLVRTVSEAASRLPHARPSSFESEDGLAYQRELLVAVGAPYSRAILTCSGSEAVEVALKIAYRYQRAIGHPERKAIRHLPGHYHGATLGALGVTGLGARRGPYEGLVGALPAIQESGEAPVAEPAAAMILETIPAVGLGVPVPHLGFLSHIRAQCDEIGALWIADEVLTGFGRVGSLFAWQRLGERHAPNGAKPDSEARPDLIVFGKGAGAGFAPLAGVLMTDQIAQALDADGFTHHQTYGGNPIACAVGRRVLRAMVEEMIEASVRAAEPWLEDDLRQLQKSRSVRQARGLGYLWGVELMDDRRSGRPFPREQRIAERIAESCRDRGVLVHAGTGSVDGERGDFILIAPPLVAHRGDFKTIAETVSGAISSVAG; via the coding sequence GTGGCACTCCCTAAGACACTTTCATCGAACATAGAACAGATCGCGGCGAAACGTCCGGTTCTCAGACGCGCCGAGGGAGTCCACGTCGTGGATTCCGATGGGCGCCGCTACCTGGACGCGACCTCGGGCGCTTTCTGTGTCCAGCTCGGCTACACGCGGCCCGATCTGGTTCGCACCGTGAGTGAAGCCGCGTCTCGGCTACCTCATGCCAGGCCGTCGTCGTTCGAGAGCGAGGATGGCCTGGCGTATCAGCGGGAGCTGCTCGTCGCCGTGGGGGCGCCCTACTCGCGCGCGATACTGACGTGCTCCGGGAGCGAGGCCGTCGAGGTCGCGCTCAAGATCGCGTACCGATACCAGCGCGCGATCGGACATCCGGAGCGCAAGGCGATCCGTCACCTGCCCGGCCATTATCACGGCGCGACGTTGGGAGCGCTGGGCGTCACCGGGTTGGGCGCGCGGCGCGGCCCGTACGAGGGCCTGGTAGGTGCATTGCCTGCGATTCAAGAGTCGGGCGAGGCACCTGTGGCGGAGCCGGCGGCGGCGATGATCCTAGAGACGATCCCGGCGGTTGGCCTCGGCGTGCCGGTGCCGCATCTGGGATTTCTCTCCCACATCCGCGCCCAGTGCGACGAGATCGGCGCGCTCTGGATCGCCGATGAGGTGCTCACCGGTTTCGGCCGCGTCGGGTCTCTCTTCGCGTGGCAGCGGCTAGGGGAACGCCATGCGCCCAACGGCGCGAAGCCCGATTCCGAAGCGCGGCCGGACCTCATCGTCTTCGGCAAAGGAGCCGGAGCCGGTTTCGCACCCCTCGCCGGCGTTTTGATGACAGATCAGATCGCGCAGGCGCTCGATGCCGATGGGTTCACCCACCATCAAACCTACGGCGGAAATCCGATCGCATGCGCCGTGGGACGCCGCGTGCTGCGCGCGATGGTCGAGGAGATGATCGAGGCGAGCGTGCGGGCCGCGGAGCCCTGGCTGGAGGACGACCTTCGGCAGCTACAAAAATCCCGATCGGTTCGCCAGGCGCGCGGGCTCGGCTACCTCTGGGGGGTCGAGTTGATGGACGACCGGCGCTCCGGCCGCCCGTTCCCCCGCGAGCAGCGAATCGCCGAGCGCATCGCCGAATCATGCCGCGATCGAGGAGTGCTCGTCCACGCCGGCACCGGCTCGGTCGACGGCGAGCGCGGGGATTTCATCCTGATCGCGCCGCCGCTCGTGGCACATCGGGGTGACTTCAAGACGATTGCGGAAACCGTCTCCGGAGCGATTAGCAGCGTCGCCGGGTAG